Proteins from one Camelina sativa cultivar DH55 chromosome 8, Cs, whole genome shotgun sequence genomic window:
- the LOC104705316 gene encoding myb-related protein 306-like isoform X1, translated as MTTESNDLNRSESESDISAATQVTPTIAVDFSLGCKRVSGPTRRSTKGGWTSEEDELLTNAVQMNKGHTSWKKIVEGVPGLKDKRSEVQCQHRWLKVLDPNLCKGHWTKYNDRPQWSKISKQLPGRIGKQCRERWHNHLNPTIKKTAWIREEELILVQSQREHGNKWAEIAKLLPGRTENNIKNHWNCSVKKRLEQFPSNLSPGVLYGSRPSGFEYNFFNHKTLQIEEAAVKSPLRDSLELTLGPTSWRSTPSSTSSLRGDESISSSVESDWSSLNEVSESTQETPQSSKDNECIQEVKEIKKRLRMAASTFNTPSIISKRSSPALKWHRQNELNTPFHIDGGSHMSSEEEHSTSPFSKYRLAKRNTCSGSKPLERRLDFDFM; from the exons ATGACGACAGAATCTAATGATTTGAATCGATCAGAATCCGAGTCTGATATCAGTGCCGCCACCCAAGTTACTCCTACCATTGCAGTTGACTTTTCTCTAGg atgcaaaagagtGAGTGGTCCTACGAGAAGATCAACTAAAGGAGGATGGACTTCCGAAGAG GACGAACTTTTGACGAATGCTGTGCAGATGAACAAAGGGCATACCAGCTGGAAAAAGATTG TTGAGGGTGTTCCTGGATTGAAAGACAAGAGAAGCGAAGTCCAGTGTCAGCACCGTTGGCTAAAGGTTCTTGATCCGAACCTTTGCAAAGGACATTGGACAAAATAT AATGATAGGCCTCAATGGTCGAAAATTTCAAAGCAACTCCCTGGTCGCATCGGCAAGCAATGTCGTGAAAG GTGGCATAATCATTTGAATCCGACTATTAAAAAAACTGCGTGGATTAGAGAAGAGGAACTCATTCTCGTTCAATCACAAAGAGAACACGGCAATAAGTGGGCAGAGATTGCCAAGCTCTTGCCTGGAAG GACGGAGAACAATATTAAGAACCACTGGAATTGCTCAGTTAAGAAGAGGCTGGAGCAGTTTCCTAGTAACCTCTCCCCTGGTGTCTTATATGGTTCTAGACCTTCTGGTTTTGAATACAACTTTTTTAATCACAAAACATTACAAATCGAGGAAGCTGCAGTGAAGAGTCCTCTAAGGGATTCCTTGGAGTTAACATTAGGACCCACGAGTTGGAGGAGCACTCCTAGCTCCACAAGCTCTCTTAGAGGAGATGAATCAATCTCATCATCAGTAGAATCTGACTGGTCAAGCCTCAATG AAGTTTCAGAGAGTACTCAAGAAACTCCACAGAGCAGCAAAGATAATGAGTGCATACAAGAAGTGAAGGAGATCAAAAAGAGATTGAGAATGGCTGCGAGTACTTTCAACACACCCTCCATTATCTCCAAAAGAAGCTCACCAGCTTTGAAATGGCACAGACAAAACGAGCTGAACACGCCGTTTCACATAGATGGTGGAAGTCACATGTCAAGTGAGGAAGAACACTCGACTTCTCCTTTCTCCAAGTACAGACTTGCGAAACGCAACACTTGCTCTGGCTCAAAACCCTTGGAGAGGCGTTTAGATTTTGACTTCATGTGA
- the LOC104705316 gene encoding myb-related protein 315-like isoform X2, with the protein MTTESNDLNRSESESDISAATQVTPTIAVDFSLGCKRVSGPTRRSTKGGWTSEEDELLTNAVQMNKGHTSWKKIVEGVPGLKDKRSEVQCQHRWLKVLDPNLCKGHWTKYNDRPQWSKISKQLPGRIGKQCRERWHNHLNPTIKKTAWIREEELILVQSQREHGNKWAEIAKLLPGRTENNIKNHWNCSVKKRLEQFPSNLSPGVLYGSRPSGFEYNFFNHKTLQIEEAAVKSPLRDSLELTLGPTSWRSTPSSTSSLRGDESISSSVESDWSSLNVSESTQETPQSSKDNECIQEVKEIKKRLRMAASTFNTPSIISKRSSPALKWHRQNELNTPFHIDGGSHMSSEEEHSTSPFSKYRLAKRNTCSGSKPLERRLDFDFM; encoded by the exons ATGACGACAGAATCTAATGATTTGAATCGATCAGAATCCGAGTCTGATATCAGTGCCGCCACCCAAGTTACTCCTACCATTGCAGTTGACTTTTCTCTAGg atgcaaaagagtGAGTGGTCCTACGAGAAGATCAACTAAAGGAGGATGGACTTCCGAAGAG GACGAACTTTTGACGAATGCTGTGCAGATGAACAAAGGGCATACCAGCTGGAAAAAGATTG TTGAGGGTGTTCCTGGATTGAAAGACAAGAGAAGCGAAGTCCAGTGTCAGCACCGTTGGCTAAAGGTTCTTGATCCGAACCTTTGCAAAGGACATTGGACAAAATAT AATGATAGGCCTCAATGGTCGAAAATTTCAAAGCAACTCCCTGGTCGCATCGGCAAGCAATGTCGTGAAAG GTGGCATAATCATTTGAATCCGACTATTAAAAAAACTGCGTGGATTAGAGAAGAGGAACTCATTCTCGTTCAATCACAAAGAGAACACGGCAATAAGTGGGCAGAGATTGCCAAGCTCTTGCCTGGAAG GACGGAGAACAATATTAAGAACCACTGGAATTGCTCAGTTAAGAAGAGGCTGGAGCAGTTTCCTAGTAACCTCTCCCCTGGTGTCTTATATGGTTCTAGACCTTCTGGTTTTGAATACAACTTTTTTAATCACAAAACATTACAAATCGAGGAAGCTGCAGTGAAGAGTCCTCTAAGGGATTCCTTGGAGTTAACATTAGGACCCACGAGTTGGAGGAGCACTCCTAGCTCCACAAGCTCTCTTAGAGGAGATGAATCAATCTCATCATCAGTAGAATCTGACTGGTCAAGCCTCAATG TTTCAGAGAGTACTCAAGAAACTCCACAGAGCAGCAAAGATAATGAGTGCATACAAGAAGTGAAGGAGATCAAAAAGAGATTGAGAATGGCTGCGAGTACTTTCAACACACCCTCCATTATCTCCAAAAGAAGCTCACCAGCTTTGAAATGGCACAGACAAAACGAGCTGAACACGCCGTTTCACATAGATGGTGGAAGTCACATGTCAAGTGAGGAAGAACACTCGACTTCTCCTTTCTCCAAGTACAGACTTGCGAAACGCAACACTTGCTCTGGCTCAAAACCCTTGGAGAGGCGTTTAGATTTTGACTTCATGTGA